GGATTAACCCACTGTCCGTATCAATCTCCAAGTCGCCGATGCTGCCGAGCCGTTTCCCATCGCCGATATTGACAACATCTTTCGATTGCAAATCCGAAATGCGCATCCGAATGACACCGCCTTTGTTGGCTATCCGACTCCGTGGCTATCCGACTCCGGACAGCGCCGATTCGTGTACGCTTTTATCTATATGCATGGCTTCCAAGATGAATGAGCAACACGTCTCACGGCGATGCTGGCGACGCGTCACACGGCGGCCCGGCGACGCCGGGCAACCCGGATGCGCGCTTTGAACCGATGCAGGGCTCGTACACCTCAGGACTGGATATGCTTTTGCATCCGGTGAATCGCCGCCTTCTCCAGGCGCGACACCTGCGCCTGGGAGATGCCAATCTCGTCTGCGACCTCCATTTGTGTTTTCCCTTCATAAAACCGCATGGACAGAATCTTCTTCTCGCGGTCACTGAGTTTACGCATTGCTTCCCTGATCGCGATTTCCTCCACCCAGGACGTATCCAGGTTTTTGTCGTCGTGAATTTGGTCCATGACGTAAATCGGGTCGCCCCCGTCGTGGTAGATGGGCTCAAACAACGAGACCGGGTCCTGGATGGCATCCAGGGCAAACACCACATCCTCCTTCGGCACGTCCATGTTCTGCGAAATCTCCTGGATGGTCGGCTCCCGCAGGTTCTGATTCGTCAACTGGTCGCGAACCTGAAGTGCCTTGTAGGCGATGTCGCGCAGCGACCGACTGACCCGAATGGGGTTGTTGTCGCGCAGGTAACGCCGAATCTCCCCCACAATCATCGGCACTGCATATGTAGAGAAGCGAACATTCTGCCCGAGGTCGAAGTTGTCAATCGCCTTCATCAACCCGATGCACCCGACCTGGAACAAGTCGTCGACATGCTCGCCCCGGTTGTTGAACCGCTGAATCACGGATAATACCAGACGTAGGTTGCCATTGACGAGCTTCTCGCGAGAGGCAAGGTCGCCGTTCTTCAACTTCAAAAACAACTCCCGCATCTCGACATTGGTCAAGACGGGGAGTTGCGACGTGTTGACACCGCAAATCTCGACTTTGTTTCGCTTCATCACCCAGTTCCCCCCATGGTGTCGCCGGACAAGTCGCGATCGACCGACGGTTCACTGCAGCTTATGAATCCATCTGCAGTATGTCCGTGGCGGGGGAACTTCATGCATGTTTGAGACGGCTTTGCCTCCCCTGAAACGGGTGTGAAACCTCCCCTAAATCATGCGGTTGAACTCCTTGCGCAAGCGCTTGATGATGCGCTTCTCCAGCCGGGAAATGTACGACTGGGAAATGCCCAGCAAGTCCGCCACGTCCTTCTGGGTCATCTCCTCCCCGTTGCCAAGCCCGAATCGCAGTTCCATAATCCGGCGTTCGCGGTCGGACAGTTTTTCCAGCGCATCGTACAGCAGCGTGCGGTCCACCTCTTCTTCCAGGTTGCGGTAAATGGTATCCGCATCCGTGCCGAGCACATCTGACAACAGCAACTCGTTGCCGTCCCAGTCCACGTTCAACGGCTCGTCAAACGAGACCTCCGACCGCAGCTTGTTGTTACGGCGCAGGAACATCAGAATTTCGTTTTCGATACAACGGGACGCATACGTCGCCAGCTTGATTTTTTTGCTCGGATCAAATGTGTTCACGGCCTTAATCAGTCCGATGGTCCCGATGGACACCAAATCCTCAATGTTCAACCCGGTGTTTTCAAACTTTCTTGCGATATACACGACAAGCCGCAGGTTTCGTTCAATCAACATCGACCGGACCGCTTCGTCGCCGCCCGGCAGCCTGCTGAGCAGGAATTCCTCCTCTTCCCGGGTCAACGGCGGCGGCAAGGCCTCGCCGCCGCCAACGTAGTAGACCTCTTCAGAACCGCCCGCCAGCTTCAGTCGAATTCGAACCCACAGAAGTTGCAATCGAATCCTGAGTTTCATGTCCTGCGTTAGACGTGTACGTAGACTCTTCAACCCTGTCATCCCTCGCAATGGCTTCAATGTGCAAGATTGCCTGAAATTGATTGTCCAAAGACAGTTTCCCGGGGTTCACCGCAAGCAGAACAGGCGCCGCTGCCGGCCTGCGTACACCATTTTCTTCGATTTCAACCGTGTCGGGCCGAACTGCAAACGTCATCTGCTGCACTCCGCCGGCTCCCCGATACGGAACAATCGACAGCCTGCGCACCCAGGATTCGTCCTGTATCGAAGACAGCGCTTCAATCCCCGTTTTGCCCTCGCGCAGCGGTACCGCTAATGCTTCGGGAACAAGTTCCGCCATGACCTGCGCCTGCACTAGACAGACCGGTTTACGGGTCAGCGGGTCGCGCAGTTGATTCCCAGTGTCGGCCAATCCAACAAACGACGCCGACCGGCCGTCCACCGTGACATGCACCCGGTAGAGTGCAGCCGCTCGCACACGCAATCGACGCACGCGCTGCAGGGAATACTGCAGCAGCGCGATCGACAAAACAATCGCCAACAACAGCCCCAAGCTTCGCAAACTCGTGACAAATGCCAGCCGTCGCCCCGCAACTTCAACACCACTGGCGACCGATACACCGGGCACGGCGAAATTAAGCGCCAGGGCGGCTCCAGCGAAAACGAACGTGACGAAATAAAAGAGCACCGTGGTTCGAGCGAGCTCAAGCCAACTCCGACACGGGATGCCGATTCCCACCAACGCGACAGAGACCAGCGCTTTCCCGACCCAAGTGGTGAGAAAGGAGAGTGGTGGAACGAACAGCAGCAGGGAATAACCTGAGCCGAGCAGCGCTGCCATGACAAGCCGCCGCGGGCGGGCGGGGCGTTTCATGACCCAGCACGTCGTCCAGAGAATCACCCCATCCATGATGAAGTTCACCAGCCATACCACGTCCACGTACACAACTGGTACTGGCATGGCATCACCTCGGAGTGGTGTTTGCCACAGTATATTACATCTCTATTACAAAGCCTGTCGGAACTTGACTGGGATTTAGGAGAGTTTTTGTAGAGTCACGCAGGGTTTTGTCAGTGCGTCCTGCGGGCCGGCTGCCGCTTCAGCACACAACAAAGCTGCCCTCGCGGCACACGGCCGAGGGCAGCGATAGATTCTGAAGCGTCGTCGATGCGGTTGATTACCGGTCGCGGAACCGGTTGTTCTGCCGCCGCATAAACGCGGGGACATCCCAGGAGTTGGTGGCTGCCGCCTGATTCGAACCCGCAGAGACCTCGTCGATGATGGAAGGACGCTGGCGCATCGATGACTGGGGCTGCTGGGTCTGTGCGTTGCCTTCGAAGCCTGTCGCAATCACCGTGACGATGATCTCGTCCTCCAGTTCGGGACTGATGACCGCGCCGAAAATCATGTTCACGTCCGGATCGGCTGCCGACGAAACAATGTCGGCGGCCTCGTTGACTTCCCACAGGCTCAGGCTGTTGCCGCCCGCCACCTGCATCAGGACGCCGCGGGCACCGTCGATGGACGTTTCCAGGAGCGGACTGGAGATCGCGTTTTTCGCCGCTTCACTCGCGCGGTTTTCACCCGCCGCCACGCCAATTCCCATCAGCGCCGAGCCTCGCTCGGTCATGATGGCTTTGACGTCGGCAAAGTCCACGTTGATGAGCCCCGGTACTGCAATCAGGTCGGAAATCCCCGCCACGCCCTGTCGGAGCACGTTATCCGCCTCGCGGAACGCCTCCAGAACCGGTGTGTTGCGGTCCACAATCTCCAACAG
Above is a genomic segment from Alicyclobacillus cycloheptanicus containing:
- the sigG gene encoding RNA polymerase sporulation sigma factor SigG, with product MKRNKVEICGVNTSQLPVLTNVEMRELFLKLKNGDLASREKLVNGNLRLVLSVIQRFNNRGEHVDDLFQVGCIGLMKAIDNFDLGQNVRFSTYAVPMIVGEIRRYLRDNNPIRVSRSLRDIAYKALQVRDQLTNQNLREPTIQEISQNMDVPKEDVVFALDAIQDPVSLFEPIYHDGGDPIYVMDQIHDDKNLDTSWVEEIAIREAMRKLSDREKKILSMRFYEGKTQMEVADEIGISQAQVSRLEKAAIHRMQKHIQS
- the sigE gene encoding RNA polymerase sporulation sigma factor SigE; translation: MKLRIRLQLLWVRIRLKLAGGSEEVYYVGGGEALPPPLTREEEEFLLSRLPGGDEAVRSMLIERNLRLVVYIARKFENTGLNIEDLVSIGTIGLIKAVNTFDPSKKIKLATYASRCIENEILMFLRRNNKLRSEVSFDEPLNVDWDGNELLLSDVLGTDADTIYRNLEEEVDRTLLYDALEKLSDRERRIMELRFGLGNGEEMTQKDVADLLGISQSYISRLEKRIIKRLRKEFNRMI
- the spoIIGA gene encoding sigma-E processing peptidase SpoIIGA; translated protein: MPVPVVYVDVVWLVNFIMDGVILWTTCWVMKRPARPRRLVMAALLGSGYSLLLFVPPLSFLTTWVGKALVSVALVGIGIPCRSWLELARTTVLFYFVTFVFAGAALALNFAVPGVSVASGVEVAGRRLAFVTSLRSLGLLLAIVLSIALLQYSLQRVRRLRVRAAALYRVHVTVDGRSASFVGLADTGNQLRDPLTRKPVCLVQAQVMAELVPEALAVPLREGKTGIEALSSIQDESWVRRLSIVPYRGAGGVQQMTFAVRPDTVEIEENGVRRPAAAPVLLAVNPGKLSLDNQFQAILHIEAIARDDRVEESTYTSNAGHETQDSIATSVGSNSTEAGGRF
- the ftsZ gene encoding cell division protein FtsZ, translating into MLDFDTDFESFARIKVVGVGGGGCNAVNRMIESGIEGVEFIVVNTDAQALQLSKAETRLQIGEKLTRGLGAGANPEIGKKAAEESREALTNALRGADMVFVTAGMGGGTGTGAAPIVAEIAKELGALTVGVVTKPFRFEQKRRMLQAEQGVANLKEKVDTLIVIPNDRLLEIVDRNTPVLEAFREADNVLRQGVAGISDLIAVPGLINVDFADVKAIMTERGSALMGIGVAAGENRASEAAKNAISSPLLETSIDGARGVLMQVAGGNSLSLWEVNEAADIVSSAADPDVNMIFGAVISPELEDEIIVTVIATGFEGNAQTQQPQSSMRQRPSIIDEVSAGSNQAAATNSWDVPAFMRRQNNRFRDR